The DNA region GGAGACGGAGAAGTTCACCACCTACTACGGCTATCCCTATGATACGGACGGCACCAATGCCTCTGTAGGGTACTTCCTGGGCTTTGATGTAGCGGCCACCCCGGAGGGCCGGAAGGCCAGGGAGCCCCTCCATGACGGCACTGTCTCGCCGGTGCAGGGTCAGGACAAGAAGGGACCCAGTGCGGTGCTCAAGTCCGTGAGCAAGGTGGACCCCCTGCTCTCCTGCAACCACCTCTTCAACCAGAGGTTTGCCCCCCATTTCCTGGAGGGAGAGAACCGGGAGGTCTTTGCCAACTACCTCAAGACCTGGGCTGACCTGGGGATACATCACATCCAGTTCAATGTGATCGACCCCGGGATACTGAAGGATGCCCAGAAGCATCCTGAGCAGCATGCCGATCTCATCGTCAGGGTGGCGGGCTATGCCGCCTACTTCGTGGACCTGACCAAGTCACTCCAGGATGATATCATCGCTAGAACGGAACATTCCTTGATAGCATAAAGGGCCATAGGACAGGCAGATCATCGGATTGTAGGCCTCACTGCAAAAGTGAGGCCTACATCGTTTTGTTTTGGAGACCGGGCACCCTGGTTGCCAACGGAGGATCAGGTCGGTTTTGAGCGGATCGTTCTCCTTAGCCAAATTAAGGCGACCACTGTCATTATCGCTGTTATCAAGAAGGAGCAGAGGACAGTCAATTTCTGAACCATGGTTGCCTTTAGAGCGATAGTTGCCAACCAGATGATGGGAGCCAGCCCACCTCTCACCACCGCCCTTAGAGAATCATGGTGGGCAATAAATCTGGCAACGGGAGGGCTGCACTTATAATAGAGGGAAACGAAATATCGCCCTGGAGCATTGGTCACCAGGTATCTGTCTCTGAAATCCCTCAGCACCTGTATTTCGCTGGCCATGGGCGTACCATAAGCAGCGGTGGCGATGAAACACCGAAACTCCTTGATAGCGTAAGGGCTGCTGGATGAAGTTATGCTTCCGCTGTTGGCTGTAATGGTGACGTTGTCGGCAACGGTATTGCACTTGGCCTGAATGTTGAAGGTACCGGAGGCCAGCGTTGTTACATTATCCCCTGTCTCACCGAAGAGGCCGTTACTGTTGCCATCGAAGATCATGCCGGTTGGATCGGACCATAAAGTCACCGATGTCGTATTATCGCTGGTTGCCATGTTGTCATAAGCATCATACGCGATGACCGTAACGGTGAACGACACGCTAGTTTGCTGAGTATCCGAGGCAGAGGTGACCGTGTAGTAGTCGATAGATCCTGCCGTGACGGTCAAAGTAGCATCGCCAGGCAATGCGCCATAGGTACCTCTCACTGTCCAGGTTCCGACCTTCTCTGAGGTGTAGACGTTGTTGGTCCAGTAGCCACCGTCACCTTCCTCCACTATCTGGAAGCTGGTTACACTAGTGACATCCCAGCTATTGAGCCAGGCATCAAAGGCTGTAGCTGTGTGCTCCTGTGTCCCACCGGCAACAACCGTGGCCATTTTGGGTAAGACCCCAATATGGTCGGCTAGGCCAGCTTTGACGGTGAGAGTCAGGCCATAGGCCGGGTCGCCGGAGGAATTGATGCCGTTGTCAGCTACATCTACGGTGGTGGACTCGTCCTTGTAGGCTAGGAGTGTTGTGGCTGCAGCATCATCTGAGACGCCGTTAGTGAAGGTTACCGAAACGGTACTGCCGATGTTCACTCCTCCCACGGTTGGCACTTGTTCGTCCGGTGCTGCCGAGGGGCCGGAGAAGGTGAGGGATTTGGTTCCGCTGTAGTTGATGGCCACATTGCCTCTGGTATCCTTAGCGGTGATGGTGAGTACATTGCTGCCACCAGCCGTCATGGTACCGCCTCCGGTCACCGCGAGGTGATCCACCGGAGCGTAGTAGACTATGACGGGGATCCAGTCCAGATAAAAGTCCCTGGTTGGGTCGTCGGAGTTGCAGGTGACCCTTGCCCGGAAGTTGGCGTTGGAGAATTCACTGGGAATCCAGGAGTGGCCCCATTTATCGGTAGGACCACCCAGGGAGGCCGTGAGCTCGGTGGTGCTCCCAACGTTATCCGTTGCGGCCGATGTCCAACTGGAACCACCGTCCCACGATAAATCCACACTCATACTGTTTGTCCCATCAACACTGTCCAGCCACCAGTGCAGCCGCACTTCGATACCTTCGATGTTTGCATCAGAGAGAATGCTGAAGCCGTAATCGTAGTAAAGATGGCGATCACCAGCGCCATCTACATTGCTGGCTGCGACAGCGTCATCTGCATAGGCGTATTCGGGAGCAGTTTCGAACCCATTCCCACTGGCATTGTCGGCCACGTTTGCAGTTGGGCTTCTCCAGCCAGTGTCGCCTGCCGCAATCTTGCTGCTGTGCACAAATAGCGGAATTACTGCTGCCAGGATCGCGAGCAATAATATTGCCGCAATTTCTCTCAACACCAGTTTACCTTCGCTCATTTTCATAATTGAGTGAAGTATACCACGCAATTGCCGATTTTCTCCATGGTCGGCGTCAGGCTATAGTCCGTGGATTCTACTACGCTTCTTCTCATTCCCACGCCCTTCCTAAGAAGGGGAAATCACTCACGACAACGGTGGCGGCCTTACCGCTCGCGACCTGCCAGTGGTACAATAGCAGAAGACACTATAATCAAGTTACTACAGCGCGTTGGGCAAGATAGATGGAGGGCGTTTTTAACAATGATGGCTCGTGAGGAGGAGCGGGAGAACTGGGCAGCGCCCTGCGGCCTTTATTGCGGGGCATGTTCGATTCGCCTCGCCTATAAGAGGGGTGACTCCAATCTACTGGATCAGATAGCCGAGGTACTCTCGGTGCAGCAGGGGCAGAAGGTACAGGCAAAGGACCTTGCCTGTGAGGGCTGTCTCTCTCCTGAGGTAGTAGCGGTGGTTTGCCGCAACTGTGTCCTTCGGGCCTGTGCCTTGCAGAAAGGTGTGGTGCAGTGCAGTCAATGTCCTGATTTCCCCTGTAAGCAGCTCATCGATTTCAGCAAAGACGGACTCCCCCATCATGGCGAAGTCTTAGAGAATATCCGACGCCGGCAGGAGATAGGTATTGATGCCTGGGCTGAGGAACAGAGGAAGAGATGGTGCTGCCCCGGCTGCGGCTGCAATATCGACTGGTATGCCGCTCAGTGTTCTGACTGCAGCTCTGCACTGACACCCCAGTTCAGTCCCCCGAAGATCTAAGTGCTAAGGCAGGGCAAGAGATTCGAAGTCACAGATACCTGAAGGAGATCACCTTTTCAAGATGAAGACCACAGGAACCTTCAGGCAGATTGAAAGGGGCATCAGTGATGCCGGGTTCTGGCTTGCAACGGCGTTGGGTATCTGCCGCATCGCTTTGGGGAATGAGATTTTGATATTTATCTGGACATGGCACTATCATGGGCCCTGTAATAGTCAGCTAAGGGGGAGGCTCATCTGAAAGGGTTTACCATATTAGTAGTCGATGACGAGGAGCGGATTCTGAACGTCCTTAGAATCAAGCTGAAAGCCTCGGGGTACAGAGTGCTGACAGCTGGCGATGGTTTTGAGGCTCTGGAGCAAGCCCGGGCGCAGGAACCTGATCTGGTAGTGCTTGATTTGTTGATGCCCAAGATGGATGGCTTAGAGATGTTGAAGCAATTGCGCAGCTTTTCGGCAGTGCCAGTAATCATTCTGAGTGCTAAGGGGGCTGACATTGACAGGATCAAAGGTCTGACGGTTGGTGCTGCTGACTATTTGCCAAAGCCCTTTAACCCCGATGAACTGGTAGCCAGAATAGACGCGGTGAGGCGTAGGCTTCGGCCAGCCGGAAGACGCAAGAAAGATGAGACCGTTCGTTTTGGGGATGTGGCTATCGATTTTAACAAGCGTGGAGTTGCCATCAGAGGCGAAGAGAAGCACCTCACCAGGGTTGAATGGCTCTTGCTCAGCGAACTTGTGCAGAATGCGGGTCGCCTTATGCTCTATGAGGAACTTCTTACTCGGGTATGGGGTCCTGAATACTGCAACAATATCCAGATCCTCAGAACATGGGTCAGCCGACTGAGGAGCAAGCTGGAGATGAGCCCCGGGAGTCACAATCTTATTCGTACTGTCCCCAAGGCAGGCTACATCATAGATCAGCCTGCCAGCTAGGAGTGTGTCCGAGTAATACCTGTGCTGAGCGTGGGCGACCTTGATTTTTGACTTCTTCTAGGCACGGCCGACCTATTACTCGGACAGGCTCCTAGGATAGATACCACCAGCCTCAATCCCCTGGGAGTGTGTCCTGGTAGTACCTGTGCTGAGCGTGGGCGACCTTGATTGTTGACTTATTCTAGGCAGGGCCGGCCTATTGCTCGGACAGGCTCCTGAATTGGGCAGTATTGAGAGTTGACGCTGTAGTGGACTAATCAGCTTCCGCTGGGGGCTCTCGCTACCTCGACAAGAACGTCGCCAAAGGCTGCATTAGGTCCCATGATAAATTGCTGCACGGGGTTCAGCTTTTCGTGGGTCAACTGGTTGTGATGACCTTCAATGTAGTGCTGGGGCCACCAACCTTGGGCCATATCCACTACCCCTGGCTTTATGAGTGAGCTAAGCTTGGCTTTCAGTTTAACCTGACCACGGTTGTTGAAGACACGGACCACATCCCCATCCCTGATATTGCGTGGTTCTGCATCCACGGGGTTGATCTCCAGGAGGGGCTCAGGGCTTGCTGTGTGCAAGCTGGGTACATTGGCTAGGCTGGAGTGTATATGTTGCCTGGTAGCTGTTGTAAGCAAAGAGAGAGGGTATTTCTTTGCCTTCTCACTGCGGATGCTCTCCACTGGCTCGATGTAGATCGGCAGTTCCTGCCCGAATCGTTTTAGCCGTTCCACATAGAATTCGATTCTACCCGTCGGAGTGCCCAGTTGTTGTGGTCTCTCCAGAGGCTTCGCCATGATGGGCCCCTTTCTCAGTTGCTCCAGCGAAACACCTTCCATGGTGGGGTGACCTGAGGCAAGGATCTCTTCAATGTATTGCTCTTCTGTCTTGTTGAAGTAATCACCGAATCCCATCCTCTGCCCCAGTTCGGCGGCTATCTGAAAATCGGACTTGGACTCATAGAGTGGCGCTATGGCCTTTTGCTGAAGCTGCAGATAGGTGCTGGAGAGGCTGCTCATGCAGAGATCCGTACATTCATAAAAGGAGGCCGCAGGCAGCACATAATCGGCGTATCTGGCTGAGGCCGTCATGAAAAGGTCGCAGACTACAACTAGTTCCAGATGCCGGAAGAAGTCATCGACAACCCTGTTCATATTAGGCATCTGGTTGACAAAGTTATGGCCGGCACACCAGACCGCCTTTATAGCCAGGGGCTCATTTTTCGTGATAGCATCGTACAGCAGCATCACGGGTATAACGTTGTAGGGCCCCGCTGGCATAAGGAAAGGACGGGAATTCAGCACAAATGTGGATGGCCGGTCAAGGTTGATATTGCCCGTAATTGCTGCCAGTGTGTTTATTGCCCGGCATGCCAGATCACCATAGAAGGTTCTCTGCATTCCCCATCCACGGTAGATGGCAGCCGGCTTATGGGTCGCATAGTTGACTGCCAGGCGCTGGATGACATCAGCGGGGATGTCAGTGATCCCCGACACCCTTTCGGGAGTATAATCGCGGACCATGTCAGCCAACAATTGATATGCAGGTTGGCAGTTGATGCCGGCAATAGAGTACGTGCCCGTGATTGCTGCTTTGGCCTCCCGCGTTTCGCTTCCCTGTCTTCGCCCCGTATACTCGTCCATTATCATGATTCTCTCTGGACTGCCGTCTTTCATCAGATCACTTTCTCTTAAGAACAAGCCGTTGTCATCCTTTACCAGCAAAGGGCCGACGGTATTCTCGGCAATGAATTGTCTATCGCGCAGTCCCTGCTGCATAATGACGTTGATCATGCCGAGCGCCAGCGCGCCATCTGTTCCTGGCCTTATGGCGATGTGCTGGTCAGCGTGGCGGGCTGTGTCGGTGAAACGAGGATCGATGACCACCACTTTGGCCCCCTTCTTTTTCGCCTGCACGATCCTTCTCATATAGTGGTAAACGGTCACTGCTGGATTGTAACCCCAGATAATAATGAACTGAGGGTGGCCAGCAGGCATAAGGTGCGTCCCTCCCATCAGGTGGCCAAAGGTGGCGATGTCAGCGCAGGGACCTGCGGCGTCGCCACAACCCCACCAG from Chloroflexota bacterium includes:
- a CDS encoding DUF3795 domain-containing protein, yielding MMAREEERENWAAPCGLYCGACSIRLAYKRGDSNLLDQIAEVLSVQQGQKVQAKDLACEGCLSPEVVAVVCRNCVLRACALQKGVVQCSQCPDFPCKQLIDFSKDGLPHHGEVLENIRRRQEIGIDAWAEEQRKRWCCPGCGCNIDWYAAQCSDCSSALTPQFSPPKI
- a CDS encoding response regulator transcription factor, producing MLVVDDEERILNVLRIKLKASGYRVLTAGDGFEALEQARAQEPDLVVLDLLMPKMDGLEMLKQLRSFSAVPVIILSAKGADIDRIKGLTVGAADYLPKPFNPDELVARIDAVRRRLRPAGRRKKDETVRFGDVAIDFNKRGVAIRGEEKHLTRVEWLLLSELVQNAGRLMLYEELLTRVWGPEYCNNIQILRTWVSRLRSKLEMSPGSHNLIRTVPKAGYIIDQPAS
- a CDS encoding molybdopterin-dependent oxidoreductase — translated: MDTTGRNTVIRTVCRTSDFVGCGLTVVVEDGVIVKVRPADFPDQADRGACLKGLNTHQIVYHPDRLRYPMKRTGERGEGKWQRVPWDEALNEISGKLKDITHRYGSNATAWMTPESSNLTWGGYARLASLTKGTLVDWWGCGDAAGPCADIATFGHLMGGTHLMPAGHPQFIIIWGYNPAVTVYHYMRRIVQAKKKGAKVVVIDPRFTDTARHADQHIAIRPGTDGALALGMINVIMQQGLRDRQFIAENTVGPLLVKDDNGLFLRESDLMKDGSPERIMIMDEYTGRRQGSETREAKAAITGTYSIAGINCQPAYQLLADMVRDYTPERVSGITDIPADVIQRLAVNYATHKPAAIYRGWGMQRTFYGDLACRAINTLAAITGNINLDRPSTFVLNSRPFLMPAGPYNVIPVMLLYDAITKNEPLAIKAVWCAGHNFVNQMPNMNRVVDDFFRHLELVVVCDLFMTASARYADYVLPAASFYECTDLCMSSLSSTYLQLQQKAIAPLYESKSDFQIAAELGQRMGFGDYFNKTEEQYIEEILASGHPTMEGVSLEQLRKGPIMAKPLERPQQLGTPTGRIEFYVERLKRFGQELPIYIEPVESIRSEKAKKYPLSLLTTATRQHIHSSLANVPSLHTASPEPLLEINPVDAEPRNIRDGDVVRVFNNRGQVKLKAKLSSLIKPGVVDMAQGWWPQHYIEGHHNQLTHEKLNPVQQFIMGPNAAFGDVLVEVARAPSGS